The Kocuria turfanensis genome contains the following window.
GGTCCACGCGCCGGCCCATCTTCGTGGCCACGGTGACGTCCAGCTCCGGGTGCTCCTGCAGGAACGCCCCGATCGTCTGCTCGCTGCGCCCGTCGCCGTAGACGTCGGCGGTGTCGAAGAAGTTCACCCCGGACTCCACGGCCGCCTCCAGGACGGCGGTGGCCTCGGCCGGCTCGACCTCGCCCCAGTCGGCGCCCAGCTGCCAGGTGCCCAGGCCCACGGTGGAGACGGTCCGTCCGGTTCTGCCCAGTGTGCGGTGTTCCATGCGTCGTGTCGTCCGTTCCGTCTTCGGTGGGAGTCCCCGCTTGCGCGGGGGACGGCGCCCCGCCGATCGGGTGGCACCGGGGTCAACCATGCGGTGCGGCGGCCTCCGTGCGCAAGCATCCGCGCCGCGGCCGCCCTGCGAGGAGCCCTCCGGGAGAGTCCCGGATGTGCCCGGCCGGCCCGTGGAGTACCGTTTCGGCCATGATCGACGAGGACGGCGCGCGTGCCGCGCGCCCTCAGCGCGCCCCCAACATCCGGGACGTGGCACGGGCGGCCGGGGTCTCCCACCAGACGGTCTCCCGGGTGCTCAACGGTCATCCGAACCTGCGGGACTCCACGCGCCGGCGGGTGCTCCAGGCCATGGAGGAGCTGCGCTTCCGGCCCAACCGGGCCGCGCGGGCCCTGGTCACGAGCGAGTCCCGGATCATCGGGGCCCTGGTCTCCTCGGGTGCCGAGTACGGGCCCACGGCGAGCCTGCAGGCGGTCCAGACCGCGGCCACCGAGGCCGGCTACGTGGTGGACACCGCGCACATCGACCACGCGGACCGGTCCTCCATCGAGGCGGCGCTCGGCCGGCTGATGGACCACGCGGTCGAGGGGCTGGTGCTGCTGGCCCCGCAGTCGGCCACCCTGGAGGTGATCGAGCAGCTCTCCATCCGGATCCCCTTCGTCACGGTGCACTCGCTGCACGGCACGGACCACCGGATGTCCGTGGACCAGCTGGCCGGCGCCCGGCGGGCCACCCGGCACCTGCTCGAGCTGGGCCACCGGCGGGTGCTGCACGTGCCCGGCCCGGAGGGCTGGGTCGAGACCGACGCCCGGCGCCAGGGCTACCGCGAGGAGATGGCCGCCTGGGGGCTCGAGCCCGCCCTCGCCGCCGCGGGGGAGTGGACGGCGGAGTCCGGCTACCGCGTGGGCCTGGCCGTGCGGGAGCGCCGGGACTTCACCGGCGTGGTCTCCGGCAACGACCACATCGCGCTCGGGCTGGTGCACGCCTTCGCCGAGGTGGGGTTGGAGGTGCCCGGGGACATCAGCGTGGTCGGCTTCGACGACGTCCCCGAGTCGGCGCACTTCCTGCCGCCGCTGACGACCGTCCGGCAGGACTTCCCCGAGCTCGGCCGCCGCTGCGTGACGGTGCTCCTGGCGGAGCTGCGCGGCGACGAGCCCGTCCAGCCCGGGGACGTGGTGCCCGAGCTCGTGCTGCGCCGCTCCACGGCGCCGCCACCCGCCTGACGCCCCCGGGCTGGTCGTTACCAAACCGTTATGTGACACTGTGGTGCACCTCACTCCGCAGCGGGGTACGTTGTCCCGGACATACAGATGTGACCGTTCACATTCGGTTCCGGTGGCCAGCGAGCGCCGGACCCGGAGCGGACGGCCGGAGCGACAACGAGGTCCACCGTGAGCCAGAGCAGCACCATCCCCACGTACGTCGTCGGCGTCGACTACGGCACCCTCTCCGGGCGCGCCGTGGTCGTGCGGGTGCACGACGGCGCCGAGCTGGGCTCCGCCGTGCACGAGTACCGGCACGGCGTGATGGACACCGTGCTGGCCGCCACCGGCGCGCCCCTGCCGCCCGAGTGGGCCCTGCAGGTGCCCGCCGACTACGTCGAGGTGCTGCGCCAGGCGGTGCCCGCGGCGGTGCGCGCCGCCGGGGTGGACCCCGCCGCCGTGGTGGGCATCGGCACCGACTTCACCGCGTGCACCATGGTCCCCGTGGTGGCCGACGGCACGCCCCTCAACGAGCTGCCCGGGCTGGCGGACCGCCCGCACGCCTACGTGAAGCTGTGGCGACACCACGCCGCCCAGGCCCAGGCCGACCGCATCAACGAGCTCGCCGCCCGGCGGGGGGAGCGCTGGCTGCCCCGCTACGGCGGGCTGATCTCCAGCGAGTGGGAGTTCGCCAAGGGCCTGCAGCTGCTCGAGGAGGACCCGGAGCTCTACCACCGGATGGACCACTGGGTGGAGGCCGCGGACTGGATCGTGTGGCAGCTGACCGGCAGCTACGTGCGCAACGCCTGCTCGGCCGGCTACAAGGGCATCCTGCAGGACGGGCAGTACCCGGACCGGGACTTCCTGGCCGCGCTGAACCCGGACTTCGCCGGCTTCGCCGAGGAGAAGGTCGACCACCCCGTGGGCGCCCTCGGCGCCGCGGCCGGCACGCTCAGCGCCGAGGCGGCCGCGTGGACGGGTCTTCCGGCCGGCATCGCGGTGGCCGTCGGCAACGTCGACGCCCACGTGTGCGCCCCGGCCGCCCGGGCCACCGACCCGGGGCAGATGGTCGCGATCATGGGCACCTCCACCTGCCACGTCATGAGCTCGGACACCCTGCGGGAGGTCCCCGGCATGTGCGGCGTGGTGGACGGCGGGATCATCGACGGGCTCTACGGCTACGAGGCCGGCCAGTCCGGGGTGGGGGACATCTTCGGCTGGTTCACCGCCCACTTCGTGCCCGGCGCCCTGCGCGAGGAGGCCGCCGCCCGCGGGCTCAGCGTGCACGAGCTGCTCACCGAGCAGGCGAGCCGCGAGCCGGTGGGCGCCCACGGGCTCCTGGCCCTGGACTGGCAGTCCGGCAACCGCTCGGTGCTCGTGGACCACGAGCTCTCCGGGCTGCTCGTGGGACTCACCCTCGCCACCCGCCCCCACGAGGTCTACCGGGCGCTGCTGGAGGCCACCGCCTTCGGCACCCGCACCATCGTCGAGACCTTCGCGGCCTCGGGGATCCCCGTCACCGAGTTCGTGGCGGCCGGCGGACTGATCAAGAACGCGTTCCTGATGCAGATCTACGCGGACGTGCTGGGCATGCCCATCTCCGTCATCGGCAGCGACCAGGGCCCCGCCCTCGGCTCCGCGATCCACGCCGCCGTGGCCGCCGGCGCCTATCCCGACGTCCGGACCGCCGCCGGGGCCATGGGCCGGCTGGAGCACGCCGCGTACACCCCGGACCCCGCCCGCACCGAGGCCTACTCGGCGCTCTACGCGGAGTACACCGCGCTGCACGACCACTTCGGCCGCGGCGGCAACGACGTCATGCGCCGGCTCAAGGCGCTGCGCCGCCACGCACGATCCACCCAGGAGGTCTCCGCATGAACACCCTGACGCCCGAGCTCGAGGAGCGCGTGGCCCGGACCCGGCAGGAGGTCGCCGACCTGCACGCCGAACTGGTGCGCTACGGCCTCGTGGTGTGGACCGCCGGCAACGTGTCCGGGCGGGTCCCCGGCACCGACCTGTTCGTCATCAAGCCCAGCGGCGTGAGCTACGACGAGCTCGGTCCCGAGAACCAGATCCTCTGCGACCTCGACGGCCGCCCCGTGTCCGGCACCCCGGGCGCGGAGCGCTCGCCCTCCAGCGACACCGCCGCCCACGCCTACGTGTACCGGCACATGCCCGAGGTCGGGGGAGTGGTGCACACCCACTCGCCCTACGCCACGGCGTGGGCCGCCCGCGGCGAGCCCGTCCCCTGCGTCCTCACGGCCATGGCGGACGAGTTCGGCGGGGAGATCCCCGTGGGGCCCTTCGCGATCATCGGCGACGACTCGATCGGGCGCGGCATCGTGGAGACCCTCTCCGGGCACCGCTCCCGCGCGGTGCTGATGCGCAACCACGGCCCCTTCACGATCGGCAAGGACGCCCGCGACGCCGTCAAGGCCGCCGCCATGCTCGAGGACGTCGCGCGCACCGTGCACCTGTCCCGCCAGCTGGGCGAGCCGCTGCCCATCGACCCCAGCCACGTCGACTCCCTGTTCGACCGGTACCAGAACGTCTACGGCCAGCAGCCCGCCACCACCCCCTCGACCCCAGGAGCGCACTCCCTTGAGCCCTCTCAGCACCACTCTTGAGCCCTACGAGGTCTGGTTCCTCACCGGCAGCCAGGACCTCTACGGCGAGGAGACGCTCCGCCAGGTGGCCGAGCAGTCCCGCGCGATCGTCGGGATGCTCGACGACGCCGGACTGCCGGTCCGCGTGGTGTGGAAGCCCACCCTCAAGGACGCCGCCTCCATCCGCCGCACCGCGCTGGAGGCCAACGCCGAGGACCACGTGATCGGCGTGATCGCGTGGATGCACACCTTCAGCCCCGCCAAGATGTGGATCACCGGCCTGGACACGCTGCGCAAGCCGCTGCTGCACCTGCACACCCAGATCAACGTCGAGCTGCCCTGGGGCGAGATCGACTTCGACTTCATGAACCTCAACCAGGCCGCGCACGGGGACCGGGAGTTCGGCTACATCCAGACCCGGCTCGACGTCCCGCGCAAGACCGTGGTGGGCCACGCCTCCAACCCCGAGGTCACCGGCCAGATCGCCGCCTGGCAGCGCGCCTGCGCCGGCCGGGCCGCGGTCCAGGGGCTGCGGATCGCCCGCTTCGGGGACAACATGCGCAACGTCGCCGTGACCGAGGGCGACAAGACGGAGGCCGAGCTGCGGTTCGGGGTCTCGGTGAACACCTGGGGGGTCAACGACCTCGTGGCCGTGGTGGACGCCCAGGCCGAGGACCGCGTGGACGAGCTCGTCGCCGAGTACGAGGAGCTCTACGACGTGGCCCCCGAGCTGCGCCGCGGCGGCGAGCGCCACGAGTCCCTGCGCTGCGGGGCCCGGCAGGAGCTGGGGCTGCTCCAGTTCCTCGAGGAGGGCGGCTTCGGCGCCTTCACCACGAACTTCGAGGACCTCGGCGGGCTGCGCCAGCTGCCGGGCCTGGCCGTGCAGCGGCTCATGGCCCGCGGCTACGGCTTCGGCGCGGAGGGCGACTGGAAGACGGCGCTGCTGGTGCGGGCCGCGAAGGTGATGGGCGCCGGGCTGCCCGGGGGCGCCTCCCTGATGGAGGACTACACCTACCACCTGGTCCCCGGCGAGGAGAAGATCCTCGGCGCCCACATGCTGGAGATCTGCCCGACCCTCACCACGGCGCGGCCCTCCCTCGAGGTGCACCCGCTGGGCATCGGCGGCAAGGAGGACCCGGTGCGCCTGGTGTTCGACACCGACGCCGGCCCGGGCGTGGTCGTGGCGATGTCCGACATGCGCGACCGGTTCCGGCTCACGGCCAACACCGTCGACGTCGTGCCCCCGGACGCCCCGCTGCCGCACCTGCCGGTGGCCCGGGCGGTGTGGCGCCCGCAGCCGGACCTGGCGACCTCGGCCGCGGCCTGGCTCACCGCCGGGGCCGCCCACCACACGGTGCTCAGCACCGCCGTGGGCGCGGACGTGATCCGCGACTTCGCGGAGATCACCGGCACCGAGCTGCTGCTCATCGACGACTCCACCACCCTGCGCGAGTTCCAGCGCGAGGTGCGCTGGAACGCCGCGTACTACCGCCTCGCC
Protein-coding sequences here:
- a CDS encoding L-ribulose-5-phosphate 4-epimerase — protein: MNTLTPELEERVARTRQEVADLHAELVRYGLVVWTAGNVSGRVPGTDLFVIKPSGVSYDELGPENQILCDLDGRPVSGTPGAERSPSSDTAAHAYVYRHMPEVGGVVHTHSPYATAWAARGEPVPCVLTAMADEFGGEIPVGPFAIIGDDSIGRGIVETLSGHRSRAVLMRNHGPFTIGKDARDAVKAAAMLEDVARTVHLSRQLGEPLPIDPSHVDSLFDRYQNVYGQQPATTPSTPGAHSLEPSQHHS
- the araB gene encoding ribulokinase, translated to MSQSSTIPTYVVGVDYGTLSGRAVVVRVHDGAELGSAVHEYRHGVMDTVLAATGAPLPPEWALQVPADYVEVLRQAVPAAVRAAGVDPAAVVGIGTDFTACTMVPVVADGTPLNELPGLADRPHAYVKLWRHHAAQAQADRINELAARRGERWLPRYGGLISSEWEFAKGLQLLEEDPELYHRMDHWVEAADWIVWQLTGSYVRNACSAGYKGILQDGQYPDRDFLAALNPDFAGFAEEKVDHPVGALGAAAGTLSAEAAAWTGLPAGIAVAVGNVDAHVCAPAARATDPGQMVAIMGTSTCHVMSSDTLREVPGMCGVVDGGIIDGLYGYEAGQSGVGDIFGWFTAHFVPGALREEAAARGLSVHELLTEQASREPVGAHGLLALDWQSGNRSVLVDHELSGLLVGLTLATRPHEVYRALLEATAFGTRTIVETFAASGIPVTEFVAAGGLIKNAFLMQIYADVLGMPISVIGSDQGPALGSAIHAAVAAGAYPDVRTAAGAMGRLEHAAYTPDPARTEAYSALYAEYTALHDHFGRGGNDVMRRLKALRRHARSTQEVSA
- a CDS encoding LacI family DNA-binding transcriptional regulator, producing MIDEDGARAARPQRAPNIRDVARAAGVSHQTVSRVLNGHPNLRDSTRRRVLQAMEELRFRPNRAARALVTSESRIIGALVSSGAEYGPTASLQAVQTAATEAGYVVDTAHIDHADRSSIEAALGRLMDHAVEGLVLLAPQSATLEVIEQLSIRIPFVTVHSLHGTDHRMSVDQLAGARRATRHLLELGHRRVLHVPGPEGWVETDARRQGYREEMAAWGLEPALAAAGEWTAESGYRVGLAVRERRDFTGVVSGNDHIALGLVHAFAEVGLEVPGDISVVGFDDVPESAHFLPPLTTVRQDFPELGRRCVTVLLAELRGDEPVQPGDVVPELVLRRSTAPPPA
- the araA gene encoding L-arabinose isomerase, which codes for MSPLSTTLEPYEVWFLTGSQDLYGEETLRQVAEQSRAIVGMLDDAGLPVRVVWKPTLKDAASIRRTALEANAEDHVIGVIAWMHTFSPAKMWITGLDTLRKPLLHLHTQINVELPWGEIDFDFMNLNQAAHGDREFGYIQTRLDVPRKTVVGHASNPEVTGQIAAWQRACAGRAAVQGLRIARFGDNMRNVAVTEGDKTEAELRFGVSVNTWGVNDLVAVVDAQAEDRVDELVAEYEELYDVAPELRRGGERHESLRCGARQELGLLQFLEEGGFGAFTTNFEDLGGLRQLPGLAVQRLMARGYGFGAEGDWKTALLVRAAKVMGAGLPGGASLMEDYTYHLVPGEEKILGAHMLEICPTLTTARPSLEVHPLGIGGKEDPVRLVFDTDAGPGVVVAMSDMRDRFRLTANTVDVVPPDAPLPHLPVARAVWRPQPDLATSAAAWLTAGAAHHTVLSTAVGADVIRDFAEITGTELLLIDDSTTLREFQREVRWNAAYYRLAQTL